CGAGTAACACGAAAGAACGATGTCACCGATTTGCATTTTATAATAAAAGGCATTTAATATGTTTCTCCCGTTATCACCCTTTTCATAGGAGTCTGGCGGCGTTTCACCGTAGCTATCATATCCGATGCGAATATGGTTATTTGCGAAACACTCGGTACGGGTTGGGTTATCTCCCGTTCCTTCAAGAGAGACCTTCCACACGGTTGGATTCTTACCAATTCCCAAGTCGACATCTGCACCGCTCCCAACAGGCGCTCCTGCTTTGTCACAGAACGCCTTAAAGATCCCGTCATGAACCTCATATTCGATTTCACGACCAGATTCGGCTTTATCTTCCGACGAAACAACAGGGCGAATGCCCTCAATGAACTCCTCATATCCGAACGATTGATGAAATGTCGTAAATGCAACGAGCCCATCTTCTTTGTACTTTAGATAGCGGGCAAACACTGCATCATAATTCTCTGCTTTCACGTCAACGAAGGGTTTTTCCTCAATGATCGCAACAGCATACAGTATGGAACTATATGTCTTGCCGGTGCCTGGTGTTCCATAAAGAATAAGGTTTTTAGGCGTTCTATAGATGCCGGATTGACCAACAGGCGTATTATCCGTAGTAATGGCTCCAACTGACACGACTGGTGCACCCTTGCTTTGGAGGAAACCGAGGTAGTGTTTTATGCCACTTTTTAAATCATCTCTTTGGACAGACGATTCAATATCAAAAACAGCTTCCATCTTTGTGTAATCGCCGCCACTGGTTTGGAAATACCCATCGAGGCCTCCGTTCTCAATTGCGGCATTAAGTTCGTCGTAAACGGCAACAGCAAATACTGCTCGTCCGTTCTTTAGCTTGGTTTTGCCAATAGCGGATGCATAGGAGTTTGCAGAATTAGGTGAGCCACCATTGTTTATATACCATTGTCTAAAGGCTGCTCGCTGCTTTTGCTCATCAGCATCTGAAGTTCCGCTTGAACCAGCCGACGTTTTATCATCTTTCTGTGTCCACGCAGTATAAGATAACTCGGGAAATGTAAGGTTGGGAGACTGTTCACCAATTTTCGCCTTGAGCGTATCAAGAAAAGCCACATACTCATCTCCAGTGCAGTTGCTGCTCGGGGCGATTACCCCATATTTTGCAGAAACGTACGCTCGAGAATTACCATCAAGCGGCATAAAGATATTAGGTCTAATCCAGTATAGACCCATAGTGATATAAGCTAGACCATTGCCACTAACGGCAATAGCCTTTTCGAAGGCATTTTTAAACTCGTCAGTAAAGCTATTTGTCTCAGCAACCTTTACTGCAAGAATAAATAACTCCCATATCTCATCAACGCCTGCAAAGAATGACTTCCTGTTATCGAGAGTGGGTATACCAGCAAACTGCGTCGGAGCAGAAAGTTTAATATCAAACGTTTTGGCGAGAACTTTTGCTAGTACAGTGCGATTCGCATCTGTTGTGCCACGATTCATAACGCCAACCACTGAGAATGGGTCAATCTGGTAATGCCGGGGGCCCCACCAGTCCTCACGCTCGAAATGTAGATATTTCATTAATGGCTGTTCCGACGAGACATTCTTCATCAGGGCAAAGAGTTGATCCCGCTTATCACTGTATACAAGCAATTTATCGGCGAGTGCCTCATAAAACGGCACCCATTGATATGCATTATCCATGATTGTCACCCTCCTTAGTTATCAAACTTCGACCTATATTTTTGAGAGCCGCGCATGAACAAGCGGCAGCAATATTTTATCTATTTCTGTTCTGAATTCTTCGTCTTCTAGATACCGTTCGCAGAATTTAGTGTTCTCTGCCATACGGGAAAGTACAACATCCATAATATTGTTGTCATAGATTATTTTAAAGAGATCGAGCGGATTTTTGGCTCGAAGAACCATTTCCTCGTTGCTTGCCATGTCCTGCACAAACTGCTCTAGCACCTTATCCATCTCGGTAAAGTTGGTGCCAAGCCTCTCATTTAGTTTCTGGATAATCTCTGATAGCTTTTCTTTCTCGTCCTCAAGAGGTAGCCCTGTGCCGGAGGTCTTACCGTATAATACTCCGTCCTCTTTTACAAGCTCAATAGTACCTTCATATGACTTTTGGAGGCGATAGTATTGCAATAATACTTCGTTATCGAGGTTCGGTGTTCGCTCACCAGCATCCCTCGGTAGCTTACGAATCAATGCCTTAGCGTAGGCATAGAACTTATGAAGTTTCTCGTCCCCAAGCTTGATAATATGTGTAAGAAATGAATACAGGCGGATAAACTTTGCAAGTGCACCCTTGAAATCCATCTTGTCCTGTTCCTCTGTAAGAGCATTGTAGCGGTCAACGGCTGGATCTATGAAAGAGTTTAGCTTCGCTAAGTCGATATTTCCCTGATTTTTCGTTTCCTTAAAGAACACCTTTGCAAAAGCCTCAATTTCGCTATCCAGATAGAGCATAAAGCTGTCAAGGACATTCTTGATATCGTAAATGGTATTCGGATCGGTCGTTTCAGAAACGCCGGTCTCCTGATAATAGTCTTGAAACGCCTTTTCAATGTCCTCACGGGAATTTACGAAATCCAGAATAAAGGTTTCCGTCTTGCCTGGATAAGTGCGATTAACGCGGGAGAGTGTCTGCACAGCCTTTACGCCGGACAGTTTCTTGTCTACATACATCGTATGTAGGAGTGGTTGGTCAAAGCCAGTTTGGTATTTTTCAGCTACAAGCAAAAGTTGATATTCAACCGAATCGAACTTCTCCACCGTTTCAGAATCGGGAAAATTATTCAGATTGGATTCTGTATATTCCTTCATCTCTCCGGTTACGTTGTCTTTAACCATGCCGGAAAATGCGACCAATACACCAAGATCCGTGTAACCCATCTTTTTGATGTATTTCTGAAACTCAAAATAATAACGCACTGCATGTAACCGTGAGCCTGTCACAAGCATCGCTTTTGCCTTGCCACCAATGCGATGCTGAACCTGACTACGAAAATGTTCAATAATGACCTCAGTCTTTTGAGCAAGGTTGTGTGGGTGAAGCCCCATATATTTGCCAAGAGCTTTATTTGCCTGACCTTTCGAATAAACTGGATCATCAGCAACTTTCTTACCGATCTGAAAATAAGTTTCATAAGTTGTGTAATTTTCGAGAACATTGAAAATGAAGCCTTCCTCGATAGCCTGCCGCATACTGTAAACATGGAATGGCTCCGGTTTTCCGTTAACTGATTTTGTACCGAAGATCTCAAGCGTCTTTTGCTTCGGTGTAGCGGTAAATGCAAAGAATGAAAGA
This DNA window, taken from Dehalobacter sp., encodes the following:
- a CDS encoding AAA family ATPase, with the translated sequence MDNAYQWVPFYEALADKLLVYSDKRDQLFALMKNVSSEQPLMKYLHFEREDWWGPRHYQIDPFSVVGVMNRGTTDANRTVLAKVLAKTFDIKLSAPTQFAGIPTLDNRKSFFAGVDEIWELFILAVKVAETNSFTDEFKNAFEKAIAVSGNGLAYITMGLYWIRPNIFMPLDGNSRAYVSAKYGVIAPSSNCTGDEYVAFLDTLKAKIGEQSPNLTFPELSYTAWTQKDDKTSAGSSGTSDADEQKQRAAFRQWYINNGGSPNSANSYASAIGKTKLKNGRAVFAVAVYDELNAAIENGGLDGYFQTSGGDYTKMEAVFDIESSVQRDDLKSGIKHYLGFLQSKGAPVVSVGAITTDNTPVGQSGIYRTPKNLILYGTPGTGKTYSSILYAVAIIEEKPFVDVKAENYDAVFARYLKYKEDGLVAFTTFHQSFGYEEFIEGIRPVVSSEDKAESGREIEYEVHDGIFKAFCDKAGAPVGSGADVDLGIGKNPTVWKVSLEGTGDNPTRTECFANNHIRIGYDSYGETPPDSYEKGDNGRNILNAFYYKMQIGDIVLSCYSNKTIDAIGVITGEPEWHDEYAHYKRLRKVKWLVTGINEDIYELNSEKLMMQPSVYKLSISVSDTLQLLKKIKPSLFTQTMKVPNRVFIIDEINRGNISKIFGELITLIEPTKRIGASEQLRASLPYSGQKFGVPDNVYIIGTMNTADRSIARIDAALRRRFSFVEMLPESAILKDILVDGIDIAEMLDTLNKRITVLLDREHTIGHSYFLSLKTDPSIERLAAIFENEIIPLLQEYFYDDYEKIQLVLGDNQKPDDSTRFIVKKADAIKLFGNADIDFPEYYEINSAALREVDAYAFL
- a CDS encoding DEAD/DEAH box helicase family protein — protein: MRKLVADVYKNGSGKNYLIQHSAGSGKSNSIAWLAHHLTNLHDANDESIFHSIVVITDRRVLDKQLQRDIYNMEHKPGVVVRVDKNAKQLTTSLENGDKIIVCTLQKFPFVDVQRVATEGRRFAIIVDEAHSSQTGKASERLKEVLADISAQGEDAIEKKLHEYAVEEAKAEAEEKDTDEEIAAEMATHGQQQNLSFFAFTATPKQKTLEIFGTKSVNGKPEPFHVYSMRQAIEEGFIFNVLENYTTYETYFQIGKKVADDPVYSKGQANKALGKYMGLHPHNLAQKTEVIIEHFRSQVQHRIGGKAKAMLVTGSRLHAVRYYFEFQKYIKKMGYTDLGVLVAFSGMVKDNVTGEMKEYTESNLNNFPDSETVEKFDSVEYQLLLVAEKYQTGFDQPLLHTMYVDKKLSGVKAVQTLSRVNRTYPGKTETFILDFVNSREDIEKAFQDYYQETGVSETTDPNTIYDIKNVLDSFMLYLDSEIEAFAKVFFKETKNQGNIDLAKLNSFIDPAVDRYNALTEEQDKMDFKGALAKFIRLYSFLTHIIKLGDEKLHKFYAYAKALIRKLPRDAGERTPNLDNEVLLQYYRLQKSYEGTIELVKEDGVLYGKTSGTGLPLEDEKEKLSEIIQKLNERLGTNFTEMDKVLEQFVQDMASNEEMVLRAKNPLDLFKIIYDNNIMDVVLSRMAENTKFCERYLEDEEFRTEIDKILLPLVHARLSKI